GTAATTCGGATCGGATGCAAGTTTTGAGCCGACCCGAAACACTCTTATCCCAGCAAGGCGTTCAGGAAAATACGCGGTAATTTGAACCAGCTGGGTTTGTATTGAAAACCAGTCAGCAACCGCCCCACCTTATCCTGTTTCTTGTTTGTGATGAACCACGGCGGACGCGGCAGCAGGGTGAACTGCCCGGACAAAAGCCCGCGCGGGAACGGTCGCCATGGCGCTTGAACGACGGTGCGTTCGGTGTGCTCAAGCATGAAGGTGTTGTGAACGGTTCCGATCCCCGACTGCACATCTTCAGGGGTGTGCCCCGGAAAAGCCCCCCAAGGGCAAGCCGTCAGCAGAAACGCCAGCCCCGTCCATGCGTTGATCGCAATCGTGCCATAGCGCAACTGCGCGATAATCTCTTCAAACCGCACCCTGCCGATCGCGCGGATGGTCTTGGGATGAATAAGAATGTTCGCCCCCAACGTGCCATGAAGCTGATCATTGGCATAAGCGATGGCATTGATTAGATACGTTTCCGCATCAGGTGCCTCCATATCCAGAATAGACATGGCCGGGGCGAACACTTCGTTGGTGCGAAACCATTCATTGTCACCGGCATTGCTGATAATCAGGGACGGCGCGCGCCCACGGTCAATGGTTTGTGGGGCATTGGCATGAGCCTTGAAGCTGTCCAAACGGTCGCCCGCCCCCGGATAATACGCTAGGCGGTCGGATTTGTGCATGACCTCGCGGACGCGGGCCAGCAGCGTTTCGCCCTTGCTCCAGCCCTTCGGCATGATCAACACCTGACAGGCCACACAGTTGAAGCCGGAATTATGCAGCTTTTGCGTGGCAATATGCTCTGCCTGAAATGCCAGATCAGCAGACGACCACGGGCCGGGCACAACGATTGTCGGGCAAACCGCCCCCAGTTCAGACGTGAAGCGCCGGTCGTTTTTCGGCGTGCCTGCCGCGCGGTTCTTCGATGCCTCTTCCCCGACACCCCACACAATTGCGTCATGGGTCGAAGCCGCTCCGGTAATGTGCAACTCTTCGACAAGCGGGTGCGTGGTCAGATAGGCTCCTGCGGCACCATCCCCTTTGACGACGCGCACGAAATCCCGGTCAATCAGCGGCTTTAGAGCAGCCTGCAGGTACTCGGTCAGATAGTCGTTGACCGGGTTCATCTTGAGTATCGCGACCTGATTTTCCAAAAACAGTTTCTGAAAGACATCCAGCGGCGCGATGGACGCGATGTTCCCGGCGCCAAGGATCAACGCCACCTTGCCCTTGCGCTGCGCGGACGGCACGTCATAAGCCACGGCCGCATGTTTGGGCAAATTCCCTGCCGTCACGCCCTCTTGCATCCACACTTCTGCCGTCACACCGGACAGCAGCAAATGATCCCAGATCGAATGCGGCATGACCTTGACGGCCATCTGCCCGGTAGCCAATTCACGGGTCGGCAGATGTTTCAGAAACGCCTTGCCATCCATCTGGCCAAGCGTCGCGATCAGCCCATTGCACGCTGACATCACGGCATAAGGGCCAGATGTCCATTCTTCGCCCGCCAGTGGTGAACCCGCAGGAATTTGCTTCTTGCGCGCAGCCGCTTCCGCCCAGCCCTGTGCCACCGGCATCAGGTGGTCCTTGACCTGTTGCAATAACCCGATGCGCTCCGTGACACTGGTTTGCGCCCATGTATCCTTGGCCGCGTCCAACGCATTCAGGGCCGCATCATATTCCTCCACGTGGGGGGCGATCATTGTACCATCCATCTTAGGCTCCTCGGTCAATCAGAATGTTTGCGCGCCCATCGTGGTGCGACAATAACAGGGTTATCAGGCATATTCGGCCTTGATCATGTCGGCGCATTTCTCTGCGATCATGATTGTCGGGGCATTGGTGTTACCGCCAACCAACGTTGGCATGACAGATGCATCCACAACACGAAGCCCATCAAGGCCATGCACTTTAAGCTCGGGGTTGACGACTGCCATATCGTCAGTACCCATCTTGCAGGTGCCAATCGGGTGATAAATCGTATCGGCGCGGGCGCGTATGTGCTGTTCCCATTCGGCGTCGCTCATGTTGTCCTTAACCCCGAACAGTTCCCTTTTGGCGTATCGCGCCATTGGCTCCGCCTGCAAAATTTCGCGGGTCATCTTTGCCCCCTTGATCGTCGTTTCAAGATCACGGCGATCAGACAGGAATTTCGGATCAATGCCAGGGTCGGCCAACGGATCGGCGCTTTGCAGAAAAACCTCGCCACGGCTAAACGGGCGCAAAGCGCAAACATGGCAGCTATACCCATAGCCCAGATGCAAACGCTTGGCGTGGTTATCCACCACGGAAATCACGAAATGCAACTGAATGTCCGGGCGATCCAGTGACGCATCGGTTTTCAGAAAAGCAGCGCCCTCGGCAAAAGGCGTGGCAATCATGCCGGTGCCTTTACGCCACCATTTTGCGATTGCAGCCGTCAATCGTGCCGTTCCAGTCAGCCCGATGCCGAAATTATCGGTATCATTGGTCTTGTAGGCCAGAATGAAATCCAGATGGTCCTGAAGGTTCTGCCCGACGCCGGGAAGCTCATGCACCATCTCGATGCCATGCTGCACAATATCCTGCGCACGCCCGACACCCGATAGCTGCAAAAGTTGCGGGGACTGGAATGTGCCACCAGAAAGGATCACCTCTTTTCTGGCGCGCACCTCCTTGTCCGCACGACCCTGACGATAGGCCACCCCGACCGCGCGCTTTCCCTCGAACAAAATCCTGGTGGCGCGGGCCTTGGTGAGCACGGTCAGGTTCGGACGTTCCATAACCGGATGCAAATACCCCGCTGCAGCAGAACAGCGTTCGCCATTCTTATCCCGGTCGTGGAATTGGGTAACTTGATAGAGGCCGACTCCCTCGTTGTCGCCAGTGTTGAAATCGTCGCAACGGCGATATTGTTTGTTGGCCGCCGCTTCGACGAACGCTTCGGTGATCGGGCGTGGGCTTTTCTGGTTCGAAACCTGAAGCGGCCCGGACGCGCCGTGAAACTCATCGCCGCCGCGCTCGTTGTTTTCGGACTTCAGGAAATAGGGCAGACAATCGTCCCATGACCAACCGTCACAGCCAAGGTCCGCCCAGCCATCATAGTCCGATTTGTGACCCCGGACATAAAGCATGGCGTTGATTGCCGAGGAGCCACCAAGCGCGCGCCCCCGCGGCTGATACCCTCTGCGCCCGTTCAAACCGGGTTGCGGGGCCGTGTTGAATGCCCAATTGAACAGCTTGCCATAGCCGGGCAGCACGGCAACCACGCCCGCAGGCGCGCGAAGCAAGATATTCGTCCCCTTCCCGCCAGCCTCAATCAGGCAAACTTTCAGTTGTGGGTCTTCACTCAGCCGTGCGGCCATCGCCGATCCGGCAGATCCGCCTCCGACAATCACAAAATCAAATTCCATCCGGTTCCTCCCAAAACACTCACAATTCAATGATTGCTGCCATTATTGCAGTGGCGGCGACGCGCGAGGATGCTCGCGTATCTTTATCACAAAAATACTAAACAAAAAAATCATACAATTGTCCAGAAAAATGTGACTTGGATGAATTGCCTGAAACGCCGAGCGTTTCGCCCCCACATTGCATCACCTCAAGATGTCGAAAGCCCCTGCACGTATTTCCCGGCGCATTCGCCGGGCCTACTCCGAAATAAAGCGTTTCAGCATTTCGGCTTCCTGCCCTTGCATGAAACTCCATGCAATTTCCATATGCGCCGCCATGATCGCGCGTGCCGCATCGCTTTCGCCGGTGCGAAGGGCCGCCACCAACCGTGTCTGATGCTCCCGCCCTCTGGCCCACAGTTCAACATTCGGCGGTGCATAAAGCTGCCGATAAACCGTGAGGTCAGCCAAAAGACTGACCATGAAATCAATCACAAACCCCAGCAAAGGATTCTTCGCCTGCTCGGCCAGCAGGGCATGGAAACGCAGTGAGGCAATGTGTTGGCGGCGTTCTTCGTCCAGCGTCTGAGCCGGCTCCGGGTATTGCGCGATGATGGCCTCAAGCTGCGCCAGCACCTCTTCTGAAAGCCTGCCCGCCAATGACGCCGCCAGTTCCGGCTCAAGTGCGAGGCGCAGCTCGTAAATGTCGCCAATCGTCAGGTTCTTGAAATAGAAGTAATTGCCCAACAATGCCTTGGCCCGCGCCCGGCTCACCTCATGCACGAAGCTGCCGCCGCCCGGCCCGGTGCGGGTCTTGATCAACCCTTGCGCCTCAAGAATGCGCATCGCCTCGCGGATCGTGCCCTTGGCCATGCCGAACCGCTCAATCAGCTCGGCCTCTCCCGGTAACCTGTCTCCGGCTTGCAAACCGCGCTCGACAACCCAATCCTTGATCGCTTCAGCGACCTGAACGGGGCGGCTCAACTTGGTCTCACGAGAGGGGGTGATGGCAGGCGGCAAACTGATCGTCTCCCATTTGTTCAAGCACCGGGTCTTCCTCGCGGCACAAATCTGTCGCCCTCGGGCAGCGCCCGGCAAACGCACAGCCCGGCGGCGGATTGAGCGGGTCTGGCAGTTCGCTATCCTTCTGCTCCGGCGCTTTCAAGGGGCGCCCGACCACCGGCGCACTTTGCGCAAGCAGCCGGGTGTAGGGATGGCGCGGCGCGGCGAAAATGGTTTCGGCCTTGCCAACCTCCACCACCGCACCGAAATAAAGCACCAGAACCCGGTCACTCACCGCTTCCACCACGGCAAGGTCATGGGTGATGAAAAGATATGTCAGCCCGAACTGCGCCTTCAGGTCGGCCAACAGGTTAAGCACCTGCGCCTGCACCGAAACGTCCAGCGCCGAAACCGGCTCATCAAGGATAATGATCCGTGGATTGGCCGCCAGCGCACGGGCAATCCCGATCCGCTGAGCCTGCCCACCCGAAAATTCGTGCGGATACCGCTCCAGAAATTCCTCGCGCAGGTTGACCGAGGCAAAAATTTCCGAAATCCGGCGCGCGCGCTCGGCCTTCGGCATTCCGTGTAGCCGCTTCAGCGGTGCCTCCATTACCTGCCGGATCGTCTTGCGCGGGTTGAGGCTGGCATTCGGATCCTGAAAAATATACTGGATCAACCTGCCGAATTCGGCTGGATCGGCATTATCCAGCGCGCGACCCTCGATCTCGATCTGCCCTTCACTGGGCTCAAGCAGCCCGACCAGCATCCGCGCCAGCGTGGACTTGCCACAGCCGGATTCGCCCACCACGCCCAGCGTTTCACCGGCCGCCACCGCAAAGCTCATCGGGCGCACCGCCCGCACCCCCGGCGCTGCCGCACGGAAGAATGGCTTGGGCAAGGCAAATGTCTTGGCCAGATTCTCGACTTTCAACGCGGTCATGCCAAGGTCTCCTCAGGGTATAGACAGCGCACCGCACGCCCCCCGGCCCGCGAAAGCTCCAGCTCCCCTTTGCTGCAATCCGGTTTTGCTTTCACACAGCGCGGCGCAAAAGCGCAGCCCTCGGGCAGTTGGTCCACCCCCGGCGGCAAGCCCTGTATGGCTTCCAGCACGCGCCGCCCGCCGCCCAGTTCGGGCACACAGGCAATCAAACGCTTGGTATATGGGTGCAGCGGATGGGCCAGCACCTCTTCGGTCACGCCTTCTTCCACAATACGGCCCGCATACATCACCGCGACCCGGTCGCAAAGCTGCGCCACCACGCCGAAATCATGGGTGATGAAGATAATCGCCAACCCGCGTTCGCGCCGCAAATCATCAAGCAGGGAAAGAATTTGCGCCTGCACCGTCACATCAAGCGCGGTCGTCGGCTCGTCTGCGATAATCACCTCCGGCTCATTGGCCAGTGCCATGGCAATGCCGACACGTTGCCGCATCCCGCCTGACATCTCATGCGGATAATTGTCCACCCGGCTTTCCGCATTGGGAATGCGCACGTCTTTCAAAAGCTGGATCGCCCGCGCCCGCGCCTCAGCATTCGAAACCCTGTGATGCACCTGTATTGCCTCGGCAAGTTGCTGACCCACCCGGTAGAGCGGATGCAGCGTAGAGAGTGGGTCCTGAAAGATATAGGCCACCGCCTCGCCCCGTTTGCGCCTGAGGCTGGCATAGGGCGCACCGATCAGGTCTTCGCCCTTGAACCGCACCGCACCGCCCGCAATCACGCCCGGCGGTGAGGCCACCAGTCCCATCACGGATAGGGCCGTTACCGACTTTCCCGACCCGCTCTCACCGATCACACCAAGGCATTCGCCCGGCTTCACGGCAAGGCTCACGCCCCCCACGGCGCGATAGTTGCGTGGCCCAACATGGAACTGCGTCTGCAAATCCTGAATTGCCAACAGATCGTCCGTCGCCTCTGGCACCCTTCCCTTGCGCTCCACCAGTGTCGTTGCCCGTGGCCTGCTCAACGCGCCTGAACGCAATCGCGGATCAAGCGCGTCGCGCACTCCGTCGCCCAGCAGGTTGATCGACATCACGATCAGGAAAATCATGATCCCCGGAATGATCGAAGTATGCGGATGCCCGATCATCGCCGAGCGCGCCTCTCCCAGCATCGAGCCAAGATCGGCCTGCGGCGGTTGCGACCCAAGCCCGAGAAAGGAAAGCCCCGCCGTCTCAAGGATCATCCAACCCACCGTCGTGGACATGGCAATAACAATGACAGGCAGCACGTTGGGCAAGAGTTCGGTCAGGATAATGCGCAGATGCCCCATCCCCGACAGCCGCGCCGCGTCGATAAACTCACGCCCGGCAAGGCCCACAGTAATGCCGCGAATGTTGCGCGCAAAAAATGGCACGTTCACCGCCGCCACCGCGATCAGCGCATTCATCAACCCCGGCCCCAATGCCGCCACGATGGCCAGCGCCAGCAGGATATAGGGAAACGCCATCAGCATATCGACGATACGCATGATGATGTTATCCGTCCGCCCCCCGAAATAGCCTGCCACGATGCCGATGGATGCACCAATCACCGCCGCGATCACCGCCGCCGCGATGCCCACCGCCAGCGAAAGCCGCGTGCCCCAAAGCAGACGGCTCAACATATCGCGGCCAAGATGATCCGTGCCAAGCAGATGATTCTCCTCGAACGGCGTCATGAACCGCTGCGGTGTGTCGGTGATATCCGGGTTTGCCAACGGCAGTACCGGCGTTAGCAGCGCCAACAGCAAAATCGCGCCGATCACCACCGCACCCAACGCCGCCAACCGGTTACGTAGCAACAGTTTCGCAAACAGCCTCATGTCTTGATCCTCGGGTCAAGCAAGCTCTGCGCCACGTCCACCGCGATGTTGAACATGACATAGCACGCCGCCACGAAAACAACGCCCCCCTGCACCAGAAGCAGATCGCGCGTGAGAATTGCATCGACCAGCATCCGGCCCACGCCGGGCCACTGGAACACGATTTCGATGTAAACCGCA
This is a stretch of genomic DNA from Aquicoccus sp. G2-2. It encodes these proteins:
- a CDS encoding aldehyde dehydrogenase family protein — its product is MDGTMIAPHVEEYDAALNALDAAKDTWAQTSVTERIGLLQQVKDHLMPVAQGWAEAAARKKQIPAGSPLAGEEWTSGPYAVMSACNGLIATLGQMDGKAFLKHLPTRELATGQMAVKVMPHSIWDHLLLSGVTAEVWMQEGVTAGNLPKHAAVAYDVPSAQRKGKVALILGAGNIASIAPLDVFQKLFLENQVAILKMNPVNDYLTEYLQAALKPLIDRDFVRVVKGDGAAGAYLTTHPLVEELHITGAASTHDAIVWGVGEEASKNRAAGTPKNDRRFTSELGAVCPTIVVPGPWSSADLAFQAEHIATQKLHNSGFNCVACQVLIMPKGWSKGETLLARVREVMHKSDRLAYYPGAGDRLDSFKAHANAPQTIDRGRAPSLIISNAGDNEWFRTNEVFAPAMSILDMEAPDAETYLINAIAYANDQLHGTLGANILIHPKTIRAIGRVRFEEIIAQLRYGTIAINAWTGLAFLLTACPWGAFPGHTPEDVQSGIGTVHNTFMLEHTERTVVQAPWRPFPRGLLSGQFTLLPRPPWFITNKKQDKVGRLLTGFQYKPSWFKLPRIFLNALLG
- a CDS encoding choline dehydrogenase; the encoded protein is MEFDFVIVGGGSAGSAMAARLSEDPQLKVCLIEAGGKGTNILLRAPAGVVAVLPGYGKLFNWAFNTAPQPGLNGRRGYQPRGRALGGSSAINAMLYVRGHKSDYDGWADLGCDGWSWDDCLPYFLKSENNERGGDEFHGASGPLQVSNQKSPRPITEAFVEAAANKQYRRCDDFNTGDNEGVGLYQVTQFHDRDKNGERCSAAAGYLHPVMERPNLTVLTKARATRILFEGKRAVGVAYRQGRADKEVRARKEVILSGGTFQSPQLLQLSGVGRAQDIVQHGIEMVHELPGVGQNLQDHLDFILAYKTNDTDNFGIGLTGTARLTAAIAKWWRKGTGMIATPFAEGAAFLKTDASLDRPDIQLHFVISVVDNHAKRLHLGYGYSCHVCALRPFSRGEVFLQSADPLADPGIDPKFLSDRRDLETTIKGAKMTREILQAEPMARYAKRELFGVKDNMSDAEWEQHIRARADTIYHPIGTCKMGTDDMAVVNPELKVHGLDGLRVVDASVMPTLVGGNTNAPTIMIAEKCADMIKAEYA
- a CDS encoding FCD domain-containing protein gives rise to the protein MSRPVQVAEAIKDWVVERGLQAGDRLPGEAELIERFGMAKGTIREAMRILEAQGLIKTRTGPGGGSFVHEVSRARAKALLGNYFYFKNLTIGDIYELRLALEPELAASLAGRLSEEVLAQLEAIIAQYPEPAQTLDEERRQHIASLRFHALLAEQAKNPLLGFVIDFMVSLLADLTVYRQLYAPPNVELWARGREHQTRLVAALRTGESDAARAIMAAHMEIAWSFMQGQEAEMLKRFISE
- a CDS encoding oligopeptide/dipeptide ABC transporter ATP-binding protein — translated: MTALKVENLAKTFALPKPFFRAAAPGVRAVRPMSFAVAAGETLGVVGESGCGKSTLARMLVGLLEPSEGQIEIEGRALDNADPAEFGRLIQYIFQDPNASLNPRKTIRQVMEAPLKRLHGMPKAERARRISEIFASVNLREEFLERYPHEFSGGQAQRIGIARALAANPRIIILDEPVSALDVSVQAQVLNLLADLKAQFGLTYLFITHDLAVVEAVSDRVLVLYFGAVVEVGKAETIFAAPRHPYTRLLAQSAPVVGRPLKAPEQKDSELPDPLNPPPGCAFAGRCPRATDLCREEDPVLEQMGDDQFAACHHPLS
- a CDS encoding dipeptide/oligopeptide/nickel ABC transporter permease/ATP-binding protein: MRLFAKLLLRNRLAALGAVVIGAILLLALLTPVLPLANPDITDTPQRFMTPFEENHLLGTDHLGRDMLSRLLWGTRLSLAVGIAAAVIAAVIGASIGIVAGYFGGRTDNIIMRIVDMLMAFPYILLALAIVAALGPGLMNALIAVAAVNVPFFARNIRGITVGLAGREFIDAARLSGMGHLRIILTELLPNVLPVIVIAMSTTVGWMILETAGLSFLGLGSQPPQADLGSMLGEARSAMIGHPHTSIIPGIMIFLIVMSINLLGDGVRDALDPRLRSGALSRPRATTLVERKGRVPEATDDLLAIQDLQTQFHVGPRNYRAVGGVSLAVKPGECLGVIGESGSGKSVTALSVMGLVASPPGVIAGGAVRFKGEDLIGAPYASLRRKRGEAVAYIFQDPLSTLHPLYRVGQQLAEAIQVHHRVSNAEARARAIQLLKDVRIPNAESRVDNYPHEMSGGMRQRVGIAMALANEPEVIIADEPTTALDVTVQAQILSLLDDLRRERGLAIIFITHDFGVVAQLCDRVAVMYAGRIVEEGVTEEVLAHPLHPYTKRLIACVPELGGGRRVLEAIQGLPPGVDQLPEGCAFAPRCVKAKPDCSKGELELSRAGGRAVRCLYPEETLA